A genomic segment from Mus caroli chromosome 17, CAROLI_EIJ_v1.1, whole genome shotgun sequence encodes:
- the LOC110312221 gene encoding LOW QUALITY PROTEIN: H-2 class I histocompatibility antigen, Q10 alpha chain-like (The sequence of the model RefSeq protein was modified relative to this genomic sequence to represent the inferred CDS: substituted 3 bases at 3 genomic stop codons): MEQGMLLLLQATALAWTQTREGSHSMRYFSTALSRPGQGKPLYMEAGYVDHKQFVRFDSDAENPRYEPRAPWNELQGPEYWELQTKVAEGHEKSFQVNLRTLLGYYTQSKGGSQTFQWMYGCDLGSDQNLLHGYXXYAHXGRDYIILKVDLKTWAAVDMEALITPRKWEQAEEAEHYKTYQESTRVEWLQRYLEHGKEMLLHTDPPKTKVKDHPRPDGDVTLRCWALGFYPADITLTWQLNGEDLTQDTELVETRSAGDGNFQKWAALVVPSGEEQRYTCHVDHERLPEALTLRWKPPQSIILIRTIVGAVLGAGKDVSGSKQAW, encoded by the exons ATGGAGCAGGGAATGCTGCTCCTGCTGCAGGCAACCGCCCTGGCCTGGACCCAGACCCGTGAGG GCTCACACTCGATGCGGTATTTCTCCACTGCCTTGTCCCGGCCTGGCCAGGGCAAACCCCTGTACATGGAAGCCGGCTACGTGGATCACAAGCAGTTCGTGCGCTTTGACAGCGACGCGGAGAATCCGAGATATGAGCCGCGTGCGCCTTGGAATGAGCTCCAGGGGCCTGAGTATTGGGAGCTACAGACAAAAGTCGCAGAGGGCCATGAGAAGAGTTTCCAAGTGAATCTAAGGACCCTGCTTGGCTACTACACACAGAGCAAGGGTG GCTCTCAAACGTTCCAGTGGATGTATGGCTGTGACTTGGGGTCAGACCAGAACCTTCTCCACGGGTACTAGTAGTATGCCCACTAAGGCCGCGATTACATCATCCTGAAGGTTGACCTGAAAACCTGGGCGGCGGTAGACATGGAGGCGCTCATCACCCCACGCAAGTGGGAGCAGGCTGAAGAGGCAGAGCATTACAAGACCTACCAGGAGAGCACCCGCGTGGAGTGGCTCCAAAGATACCTGGAGCACGGGAAGGAGATGCTGCTGCACACTG ACCCCCCAAAGACAAAAGTGAAGGATCATCCCAGACCTGATGGTGATGTCACCCTAAGGTGCTGGGCCCTGGGCTTCTACCCTGCTGACATCACCCTGACCTGGCAGTTGAATGGAGAGGATCTGACCCAGGACACGGAGCTTGTGGAGACCAGGTCTGCAGGGGATGGAAACTTCCAGAAGTGGGCAGCTCTGGTGGTGCCTTCTGGAGAGGAGCAGAGATACACATGCCATGTGGACCATGAAAGGTTGCCTGAGGCCCTCACCCTGAGATGGA aaccTCCTCAGTCCATCATCCTCATTAGAACCATTGTTGGTGCTGTCCTCGGGGCTGGAAAAGATGTGTCAGGGAGCAAGCAGGCCTGGTGA